A genomic region of Trifolium pratense cultivar HEN17-A07 linkage group LG3, ARS_RC_1.1, whole genome shotgun sequence contains the following coding sequences:
- the LOC123912953 gene encoding cytochrome P450 71D11-like encodes MDLQAIYPFTLFSIFFFSIIVTLKLKKKIKKIDPIPNIPPGPWKLPIIGNIANLIGSPPHRKLRDLSKKYGPLMHLQLGEVFFIIVSSAEYAKEIMKTHDVIFASRSRTLTTDIVFYDSTDIAAAPYGEYWRQLRKICTVELLSIKRVQSFWPIREQEMSNLIKKIASEEGSVVNLSQQVVSMMFSFTSRAAFGKKYNEQDEFVLAVREILQLAGGFYIGDLYPSAKWLQNLTGMRPKLEKLHQKVDNILDMIINDHKGTKLRTKDDLVEGKEDLIDVLLKYEDGNNNDQEFSLTKRNIKAVLFDIFTGGSDTAATTINWAMAEMIKDQRVLKKAQAEVREIFKKRGKVDETCIDELKYLKVIIKEVLRMHPPGPLLIPRVCGQACEIDGYHIPIKSKVIINAWAIGMDPKYWTEPEKFYPERFIDSSFDFRGNNFEYIPFGAGRRICPGINYGLANVELALAMLLCHFDWKLPNGMKSEDLDMTELFGASVIRKDDLYLIPCTYAL; translated from the exons ATGGATCTTCAAGCAATTTACCCTTTCACCCTTTTttccattttcttcttctccatcaTTGTGACACTAAAactaaagaagaaaatcaagaaAATTGACCCAATTCCAAATATACCCCCAGGGCCATGGAAACTACCTATCATAGGAAACATAGCTAATCTTATTGGCTCTCCACCACATAGAAAATTAAGagatttatcaaaaaaatatggACCTTTAATGCATCTTCAACTTGGTGAAGTTTTCTTTATTATTGTTTCCTCAGCAGAATATGCTAAGGAAATAATGAAAACACATGATGTTATATTTGCATCAAGGTCTCGAACACTAACCACAGATATAGTCTTTTATGATTCAACCGATATAGCTGCTGCGCCTTATGGTGAATATTGGAGACAACTTCGAAAGATTTGTACCGTAGAGCTTTTAAGTATAAAACGCGTTCAATCTTTTTGGCCAATAAGGGAACAAGAGATGAGTAATCTCATAAAAAAGATTGCTTCTGAAGAAGGAAGTGTCGTCAATCTTTCTCAACAAGTTGTGTCGATGATGTTTTCATTCACTTCAAGGGCTGCATTTGGTAAAAAATACAACGAGCAAGACGAGTTTGTATTGGCGGTAAGAGAAATATTGCAACTAGCAGGTGGTTTTTACATTGGAGACTTATATCCTTCGGCGAAATGGCTTCAAAACCTCACTGGAATGAGGCCTAAGCTTGAGAAGTTACATCAAAAAGTTGATAATATACTTGATATGATCATCAATGATCATAAAGGGACAAAGTTGAGAACTAAAGATGATTTAGTTGAAGGAAAGGAAGATTTGATTGATGTTCTCTTGAAATATGAGGATGGTAACAACAATGATCAGGAATTTTCcttaactaaaagaaatatCAAGGCTGTACTCTTT GATATCTTCACAGGTGGAAGTGACACAGCAGCAACTACAATTAACTGGGCAATGGCTGAGATGATAAAGGACCAAAGAGTATTGAAGAAAGCACAAGCTGAAGTGCGAGAGATATTCAAAAAAAGAGGAAAAGTTGATGAAACATGCATTGATGAGTTAAAATACTTGAAAGTAATTATCAAAGAGGTTCTAAGAATGCACCCTCCTGGTCCACTTTTAATTCCAAGGGTGTGTGGACAAGCTTGTGAGATTGATGGATATCACATACCAATAAAAAGTAAGGTAATAATCAACGCTTGGGCGATTGGAATGGATCCAAAATATTGGACCGAGCCAGAGAAGTTTTATCCGGAGAGGTTTATTGATAGTTCTTTTGATTTTAGAGGAAATAATTTTGAGTACATTCCATTTGGCGCCGGGAGGAGAATTTGTCCTGGTATAAATTATGGTTTGGCAAATGTTGAATTGGCACTTGCTATGTTATTGTGCCACTTTGATTGGAAGCTTCCAAATGGAATGAAAAGTGAGGATTTGGATATGACTGAGCTATTTGGTGCTTCTGTTATAAGAAAAGATGACTTGTACTTGATTCCATGCACTTATGCTTTATGA
- the LOC123912954 gene encoding cytochrome P450 71D9-like, producing the protein MDLQILYFTSIFSIFLFVFIANKIVTKKSNSTTNLPPGPLKLPIIGNIHNLIGSLPHHKLRDLSTKYGPLMHLKLGEVSTIVVSSPEYAKEVMKNHDLIFASRPHIQASKILGYDSLGIAFAPYGDYWRQLKKICTLELLSSKRVQSFQPIRSEEVNNLIKLIASKEGSQINFTKEVFSTISTITSRTAFGKKYKENQKFISLVREAIKIAGGFDLGDLYPSYKWLQHISGLKPKLEKLHKEADLIMQNIIDEHREVNKSRASENHGDEVEEDLVDVLLKQDCLSDNSVKAVILDIYGGGSETSATTITWAMAEMIKNPKIMETVQAEVREVFDKERKPNESDIEKLKYLKCVVKETLRLHPPATFLLPRECGQECKLKGYDIPFKSKVIVNAWAIGRDPNYWADSEKFYPERFIESCVDYRGNNFEFVPFGAGRRMCPGITFGMINVEYPLALLMYHFDWKLSGGLKSEDLDMSETFGSAVTRKDDLYLIPITYHP; encoded by the exons ATGGATCTTCAAATCCTATACTTCACATCCATTTTCTCCATTTTCCTTTTTGTGTTCATAGCAAACAAAATAGTGACCAAGAAATCTAACTCAACTACAAATTTACCACCAGGTCCATTAAAGCTACCTATCATAGGAAACATACACAACCTTATTGGTTCACTTCCCCATCATAAGCTAAGAGACTTGTCAACAAAATATGGACCTTTAATGCATCTAAAACTTGGTGAAGTTTCAACAATTGTAGTTTCATCACCGGAATATGCAAAAGAAGTGATGAAAAACCATGATCTTATCTTTGCATCAAGGCCTCATATTCAAGCTTCAAAGATATTGGGTTATGACTCTCTTGGTATAGCTTTTGCACCTTATGGTGATTATTGGAGAcaacttaaaaaaatttgtactttAGAGCTATTAAGTTCAAAACGTGTCCAATCTTTTCAACCAATAAGAAGTGAAGAGGTAAATAATCTAATCAAATTGATTGCTTCAAAAGAAGGATCACAAATTAATTTTACCAAAGAAGTGTTTTCAACAATTTCTACAATCACTTCAAGGACAGCTTTTGGAAAAAAGTACAAGGAAAATCAGAAATTCATATCATTGGTAAGGGAAGCTATTAAGATTGCTGGTGGTTTTGATTTGGGAGATTTGTATCCTTCTTATAAATGGCTTCAACATATATCTGGATTGAAGCCTAAGCTTGAAAAGTTACACAAAGAAGCTGATTTGATTATGCAAAACATTATTGATGAGCATAGGGAGGTTAATAAATCAAGGGCTAGTGAAAATCATGGTGATGAAGTGGAGGAAGATCTTGTAGATGTGCTATTGAAGCAGGATTGTTTGAGTGATAATAGTGTCAAGGCTGTGATCTTG GATATATATGGAGGTGGAAGTGAGACATCAGCTACTACCATAACATGGGCAATGGCAGAGAtgataaaaaatccaaaaataatgGAGACGGTTCAAGCTGAGGTAAGAGAGGTTTTTGATAAAGAAAGAAAACCCAATGAAAGTGACAttgagaaattaaaatatttaaaatgtgtTGTGAAAGAGACATTGAGATTGCACCCGCCTGCAACATTTTTGCTTCCAAGAGAATGTGGACAAGAATGCAAGTTAAAAGGGTATGATATACCTTTTAAAAGCAAAGTGATAGTGAATGCTTGGGCTATTGGAAGAGATCCAAATTATTGGGCCGACTCGGAGAAATTTTATCCTGAAAGGTTTATTGAAAGTTGTGTAGACTATAGGGGTAATAATTTTGAGTTCGTTCCATTTGGTGCTGGGAGAAGAATGTGTCCGGGAATCACATTTGGTATGATCAATGTTGAGTATCCACTTGCACTGTTGATGTATCACTTTGATTGGAAACTTTCCGGTGGATTGAAAAGTGAGGATTTAGACATGAGTGAGACTTTTGGGTCAGCGGTTACTCGGAAAGATGATTTATACCTTATTCCTATCACTTATCATCCTTAA
- the LOC123912955 gene encoding probable terpene synthase 2, with amino-acid sequence MAAVADSSNPDAKSDLQRNLADFHPTVWGEYFLQYASESMELDKNIAARIDTLKDEVRKMLVSKTDKPLAKVNLIDSICRLGVSYHFEHEIDDILQDIHKCYVENGEITLEDNLYSLAVLFRVLRQQGFHVFPNVFNKFKDEQRNFNEKLITDVEGMLSLYEASHMMIHGEEILEEALSFTSTHLESIATELSPFLATQVKYSLRQALHKNLPRLEARRYISIYEQDSSHDEILLTLAKLDFNFLQSLYQKEFGNICIWWKELDFANKLPYARDRIIECSFWVLTTFFEPKYSQARKIMTKTVSLLSVIDDTYDAYGTIDELELFTKAIERWDIRMVDDLPNYMKILYTTILTVYEEIEQEMSKEGRTYTLGYYKKEVKKAVQAFITEARWLNENYTPTTEEYMRIATKSCCYTLLILTSYIGMGETATENIFNWITNEPKIANAAANLCRLMDEIVSSEFEQKRGHVCSLLDCYMKQYGISREAAILECQKRSAIAWKDINEECLRPTKVPMPFLTRALNLSRFMDVIYKDEDGYTNSKGLMKTSIKAVLIDPVPISASNF; translated from the exons ATGGCTGCTGTAGCTGACTCCTCCAATCCTGATGCCAAATCCGACTTGCAAAGAAATCTTGCAGATTTTCACCCTACAGTTTGGGGGGAATATTTTCTTCAATATGCTTCAGAATCTATG GAACTTGATAAGAATATTGCAGCACGAATTGATACATTAAAAGATGAAGTGAGAAAGATGCTTGTTTCAAAAACTGATAAACCATTGGCAAAAGTCAACTTAATTGATTCAATATGTCGTTTGGGTGTGAGCTATCACTTTGAACATGAAATTGATGATATTTTGCAAGATATTCACAAGTGCTATGTCGAAAATGGAGAAATAACTCTTGAAGACAACCTTTACTCTCTTGCTGTGCTATTTAGGGTGTTAAGGCAACAAGGATTTCATGTTTTCCCGA ACGTGTTCAACAAATTCAAGGACGAACAAAGAAACTTCAATGAAAAACTTATCACGGATGTTGAGGGGATGTTAAGCTTGTATGAAGCATCACATATGATGATTCATGGAGAAGAAATTTTGGAAGAAGCATTGAGTTTTACTTCAACTCATCTCGAGTCCATTGCCACCGAATTAAGCCCTTTTCTTGCTACACAAGTCAAATATAGCTTAAGGCAAGCTCTACACAAGAACTTGCCAAGGCTAGAGGCACGACGCTACATTTCAATCTATGAGCAAGATTCATCCCATGATGAAATTTTACTCACTTTAGCAAAATTGGATTTCAATTTTCTTCAAAGCCTATATCAAAAGGAATTTGGAAACATTTGCAT aTGGTGGAAGGAGCTGGATTTCGCCAACAAACTACCTTATGCACGAGATAGGATTATTGAATGTAGCTTTTGGGTTTTGACTACATTTTTTGAGCCCAAATATTCTCAAGCAAGAAAAATCATGACTAAAACAGTCAGCCTATTATCGGTCATTGATGATACATATGATGCATACGGAACGATTGATGAACTAGAACTTTTTACCAAGGCAATTGAAAG GTGGGATATTAGAATGGTAGACGATCTTCCAAACTACATGAAAATTCTTTATACAACTATCTTGACGGTTTACGAAGAAATAGAGCAAGAAATGAGCAAAGAAGGAAGGACCTATACCCTTGGATACTACAAAAAAGAA GTCAAAAAGGCAGTCCAAGCATTTATAACTGAGGCCAGATGGCTGAATGAAAACTATACACCAACAACAGAAGAGTACATGCGCATAGCAACAAAAtcatgttgttacactttgctGATATTAACTTCTTACATTGGCATGGGAGAAACAGCCACAGAGAACATCTTCAATTGGATAACAAATGAGCCAAAAATTGCTAATGCCGCAGCTAATCTTTGCAGATTAATGGATGAAATTGTCTCCAGCGAG TTTGAACAAAAAAGAGGACATGTATGCTCATTGTTGGATTGCTATATGAAGCAATACGGTATCTCAAGGGAAGCTGCTATTCTAGAATGCCAAAAGAGAAGTGCAATTGCTTGGAAAGATATAAATGAAGAATGTCTTAGGCCAACTAAAGTTCCAATGCCTTTTCTCACCCGCGCTCTGAATCTTTCACGTTTTATGGATGTGATTTACAAAGATGAAGATGGCTACACGAATTCTAAAGGACTAATGAAGACATCTATTAAAGCAGTGCTTATTGATCCGGTTCCAATATCAGCATCAAACTTCTAA